One part of the Treponema peruense genome encodes these proteins:
- a CDS encoding Gp15 family bacteriophage protein — MYMGLIDLTKVESKQAQCVLIDGVSYEIQTSFRYGLMFYRLMAEKKYMSEFMFLYKFEKPKDLVKGFEALYDFYCKKTEFPKETGSNDGEKVFDYTADSDLIYSAFLQCYGINLLNADMHWYEFRALVAGLKDCKLTDVIGYRSFNPYDRTKYETTMTRLREAWSLDDELTDDEQDKLDAFNALF, encoded by the coding sequence ATGTATATGGGATTAATTGACCTTACAAAAGTTGAAAGCAAACAGGCTCAATGCGTATTGATTGACGGCGTAAGTTACGAAATTCAAACTTCGTTCAGGTACGGTCTTATGTTTTACCGTCTTATGGCTGAAAAGAAATATATGAGTGAGTTTATGTTTTTGTATAAGTTTGAAAAACCGAAAGACCTGGTAAAAGGTTTTGAAGCTCTGTATGACTTTTACTGTAAAAAAACTGAATTTCCAAAAGAGACTGGTTCAAACGACGGTGAAAAAGTTTTTGATTACACGGCAGACAGTGATTTGATTTATTCTGCCTTTTTGCAATGTTACGGAATAAATCTTTTGAATGCAGATATGCACTGGTATGAGTTTCGCGCTCTTGTTGCGGGGTTGAAAGACTGCAAGCTGACTGATGTTATAGGTTACAGGAGTTTTAATCCTTATGACAGAACAAAGTATGAAACAACGATGACACGATTGCGCGAGGCGTGGAGTTTGGACGACGAGCTTACTGATGACGAGCAGGATAAACTGGACGCGTTTAATGCGCTGTTTTAG
- a CDS encoding phage minor capsid protein translates to MLTPSYLAGLPDEMVKIYSQLEADIACDIARRVSKLGKVTDASQWQMMILDELGSLKKSINKALVKYNAQAQKELKRLFEEAVQKSAQKDLAQYNKAHLSDNQKQILEATVMKLSDGKIAKGAATTDIINNQFKADYEGLVRLTQTIASNAESRFVEECNSAYMKVASGAFDYDSAIKQSVNSLAKNDRTSVNYNYKKETRSLSIEAAVRMNVMTGINQTCAEITERNCEDLGVELVEVDAHEGARPEHAAWQGKVYVRGKAREVDGVFYDSFEEVCKPGTATGICGINCRHSYYPYFPGMEKHYDGKDLKEMNKKDVEYNGKLMTKYEARQKQRAIERKIRQWKRTADIQKAGGVDDTSARVKLGEWQKIAQDFTDKTGLKRDYEREYIGTKSGKQPKALFESKTVTGGKKKDPFEENIRQENFANTYYNSIRNRKSESDVKKVAQNSGFSVEDVKQIRNHVFKEEHDLGNGYKELFAPAADIAHAWQRLEQGNPTEIDKILLGHELTELTLIKKYGYSQEKAHLEADKLYPWEYKLKKGDLTDDDIQKDIRERLKNLLQS, encoded by the coding sequence ATGCTTACTCCGTCTTATCTTGCAGGACTTCCCGATGAAATGGTAAAGATTTATTCTCAACTTGAAGCGGACATTGCGTGCGATATTGCGCGCCGTGTTTCAAAACTCGGTAAGGTTACTGACGCTTCACAATGGCAGATGATGATTCTTGACGAGCTGGGAAGTCTTAAAAAATCTATCAACAAGGCTCTTGTAAAATACAATGCACAGGCACAGAAAGAACTCAAAAGGCTTTTTGAAGAAGCTGTACAGAAATCTGCACAGAAAGATTTGGCGCAGTACAATAAAGCACATTTGAGCGACAACCAGAAGCAGATCCTTGAAGCTACTGTCATGAAACTTTCTGACGGGAAGATTGCAAAGGGCGCGGCTACTACTGACATTATCAATAATCAGTTTAAGGCAGATTATGAAGGTCTTGTGCGTCTTACGCAGACGATTGCAAGCAATGCGGAAAGCCGTTTTGTTGAAGAATGCAACAGTGCTTATATGAAAGTTGCTTCCGGGGCTTTTGATTATGACAGTGCAATAAAGCAGAGCGTAAACTCACTTGCGAAGAATGACAGGACAAGCGTAAATTACAATTACAAAAAAGAAACAAGAAGTCTTTCGATTGAAGCGGCTGTAAGAATGAATGTTATGACAGGAATAAATCAAACCTGTGCAGAAATTACAGAACGTAATTGTGAAGATTTGGGTGTTGAACTTGTAGAAGTTGACGCACACGAGGGAGCACGTCCTGAACACGCAGCATGGCAGGGAAAAGTTTATGTGCGCGGTAAAGCAAGAGAAGTTGACGGTGTGTTTTATGATTCTTTTGAAGAAGTCTGTAAGCCAGGAACTGCAACTGGTATTTGTGGAATAAACTGCCGTCACTCTTATTATCCATACTTTCCCGGAATGGAAAAACACTATGACGGTAAAGACTTAAAGGAAATGAACAAAAAAGATGTTGAGTACAACGGCAAGTTGATGACGAAGTACGAAGCACGGCAGAAGCAGAGAGCGATTGAACGAAAGATAAGACAGTGGAAACGCACGGCAGATATTCAGAAAGCGGGCGGCGTGGACGATACAAGCGCGCGCGTAAAGCTCGGTGAATGGCAGAAAATAGCACAGGACTTTACGGACAAAACAGGATTAAAAAGAGATTACGAGCGTGAGTATATCGGCACGAAGAGCGGAAAACAGCCGAAAGCTCTTTTTGAAAGTAAAACAGTTACAGGTGGCAAAAAGAAAGACCCGTTTGAAGAAAATATAAGACAAGAAAATTTTGCAAATACATATTATAATTCTATAAGAAATAGAAAATCTGAAAGTGATGTGAAAAAGGTTGCACAAAATTCAGGTTTTTCTGTTGAAGATGTAAAACAAATAAGGAATCATGTTTTTAAGGAAGAGCATGATTTAGGGAATGGTTATAAAGAATTATTTGCCCCCGCTGCCGATATAGCTCACGCTTGGCAAAGACTGGAACAAGGGAATCCAACAGAAATTGATAAAATTTTACTTGGACATGAATTGACGGAATTAACTTTAATAAAAAAATATGGTTACAGCCAAGAAAAAGCACACTTAGAGGCTGACAAACTTTACCCTTGGGAGTATAAATTAAAGAAAGGAGATTTAACAGATGATGACATTCAAAAAGATATCAGAGAACGGCTCAAAAATCTCTTACAAAGTTAG
- a CDS encoding NlpC/P60 family protein produces the protein MTADIDDLIGIPYKDHGRDHNGMDCYGLAIEAAARFGYKLNDVVYENHNAELADVYAPTLNVHRIEKPREGALLEMTADNGNLHIGICINNKEFIHETRNGSRINRIGVLPVRNIYGIDIRL, from the coding sequence ATGACGGCAGATATTGACGACCTTATTGGCATTCCGTACAAGGACCACGGAAGAGACCATAACGGCATGGATTGTTACGGCCTTGCGATAGAAGCAGCTGCAAGATTCGGGTACAAGCTGAATGATGTGGTATATGAAAACCACAATGCGGAACTTGCAGACGTGTACGCCCCCACTCTGAATGTACACAGAATAGAAAAACCGCGGGAAGGTGCGCTTCTGGAGATGACGGCGGATAACGGAAACCTGCATATAGGGATCTGTATTAATAATAAAGAATTCATACATGAAACGCGGAACGGAAGCCGCATAAACAGAATCGGGGTACTCCCGGTAAGGAATATTTATGGCATTGATATACGTTTATAA
- a CDS encoding phage scaffolding protein, whose amino-acid sequence MTKEFLTGLGLTEEVIAKIQEESGKDIEREKAKYSDRDTLKQNLADATKELEAFKALKPEDLQKQIAELSEKLKTQEADSAKRIAEMETQAKVKDYLSEKKFVNSITRDAIAGKLAEALNGNESKGKSLDDIFGGLIKDQKNILLDENKPSPPTVPSMTQTGADRKDDDVARTREIMGLPPLK is encoded by the coding sequence ATGACAAAAGAGTTTTTAACAGGTCTTGGACTTACTGAAGAAGTTATTGCCAAGATTCAGGAAGAAAGCGGCAAGGACATTGAACGCGAAAAAGCAAAGTATTCTGACAGGGACACTCTCAAACAGAATCTTGCAGACGCGACTAAAGAACTTGAAGCATTCAAAGCATTGAAGCCGGAAGACTTGCAAAAGCAGATTGCTGAACTTTCGGAAAAGTTAAAAACACAGGAAGCGGATTCTGCAAAACGTATTGCAGAAATGGAAACACAGGCAAAAGTAAAAGACTATCTTTCTGAAAAGAAGTTTGTCAATTCTATTACGAGAGACGCTATTGCAGGTAAACTTGCAGAAGCTCTGAACGGTAACGAAAGCAAGGGCAAAAGTCTTGACGATATTTTTGGCGGACTGATTAAGGACCAGAAGAACATTTTGCTTGATGAAAACAAACCGTCTCCTCCTACTGTACCGAGTATGACGCAGACTGGAGCTGACAGAAAAGATGACGATGTGGCAAGAACACGCGAAATTATGGGATTGCCGCCGTTAAAATAA
- a CDS encoding phage portal protein encodes MNILNAFHGYTVEEVTGIKTNITNEMYRAINLWADMASGHAPWNEKSPSCGILDQIAGRLHMMVSREIGLEVNNPAIEKAMYHLNDNVDKIVDYITLFGGCVARPVFSNGKLQYQLIPLGNYLPTRYDFDGTLTGALILKQIINGQHKFLLTEEHLYENENHSVKCTLYNNDEQTLRKVSLASCPQTENLTEEYTWHNVKQPMIIEFRSHCVNKIDGSNVPVALIGAEGVPYLVKCADEQFERMNWEQKSGERKMWADRDLFVKREKKGNKVVGSYITGNEDLNRLIMQVEGDGSLDYAKVKEVSPTLRTAEQNAMFQQILRRIELTMNIGKGTISDAESVQQTATQYNGGRQELYAIVDKIEDEIEVKYQTCADVFAYMAAAYGLGSADSTIVIKWNDDATRKDITAAKQIELQEIASGVRAPWEYRRDFMGEDEETAKVNVPQAQTQGIEDIFGKE; translated from the coding sequence ATGAATATACTGAATGCTTTTCACGGATACACTGTTGAAGAAGTTACAGGAATAAAAACAAACATCACGAATGAGATGTACAGGGCAATCAATCTGTGGGCAGATATGGCAAGCGGTCATGCGCCCTGGAACGAAAAGTCTCCTTCTTGCGGAATACTTGATCAGATTGCAGGAAGACTTCACATGATGGTGTCGCGTGAGATTGGGCTTGAAGTGAATAATCCTGCTATTGAAAAAGCGATGTATCATCTTAATGACAATGTTGACAAGATTGTCGATTATATTACGCTTTTTGGCGGTTGCGTGGCGCGTCCTGTTTTTTCTAACGGGAAGTTGCAGTATCAGCTTATTCCGCTTGGGAATTATCTTCCGACAAGATACGATTTTGACGGAACGCTTACAGGTGCTCTTATTTTGAAACAGATTATCAACGGGCAGCACAAGTTTTTGCTGACTGAAGAACATCTGTATGAAAACGAAAATCACTCTGTAAAATGCACTCTTTATAATAATGATGAGCAGACTTTGCGCAAAGTGTCGCTTGCAAGTTGTCCGCAGACTGAAAATCTTACAGAAGAATATACGTGGCATAATGTAAAACAGCCGATGATTATTGAATTCAGAAGCCACTGTGTAAACAAGATTGACGGTTCAAATGTTCCTGTTGCTCTTATCGGAGCGGAAGGCGTTCCTTACCTGGTAAAATGTGCAGATGAACAGTTTGAGCGAATGAACTGGGAGCAGAAATCGGGTGAACGCAAAATGTGGGCGGATCGTGATTTGTTTGTTAAACGCGAGAAAAAAGGCAACAAGGTTGTAGGTTCGTATATTACAGGAAACGAAGACTTAAACCGTCTTATTATGCAGGTTGAAGGTGACGGCTCTCTTGATTATGCAAAAGTAAAAGAAGTCTCTCCTACTCTTCGTACAGCTGAACAGAATGCAATGTTCCAGCAGATATTGCGCCGCATTGAACTTACAATGAATATCGGCAAGGGAACTATTTCTGACGCGGAAAGTGTTCAGCAGACGGCTACCCAGTACAACGGCGGAAGACAGGAACTTTACGCAATCGTTGACAAGATTGAAGATGAAATTGAAGTGAAGTACCAGACTTGCGCTGATGTGTTTGCTTATATGGCAGCCGCTTACGGTTTGGGAAGTGCTGATTCAACTATTGTAATCAAATGGAATGATGACGCGACACGCAAAGATATTACTGCCGCAAAACAGATTGAACTTCAGGAAATTGCTTCCGGAGTACGCGCTCCGTGGGAATACAGGCGCGACTTTATGGGCGAAGATGAAGAAACTGCAAAAGTAAATGTTCCGCAGGCACAGACACAGGGCATTGAAGATATATTCGGAAAGGAATAA
- a CDS encoding minor capsid protein codes for MNKRRIVFSNIKVDVDEKRIMERVAENATMAQKALDSQVLKDSNYFIPVYTGTLKKSGIMNTVPGSGKVIWHTPYAKAQYYGDDFDHSKQDNPNACSRWFEAAKARFLKKWRKLIDEYI; via the coding sequence ATGAATAAGCGCAGAATTGTTTTTTCAAATATTAAAGTTGATGTTGATGAAAAGCGCATTATGGAACGTGTGGCAGAAAATGCAACAATGGCACAGAAAGCGCTCGACAGTCAGGTGCTCAAGGATTCCAATTATTTTATTCCTGTTTACACGGGGACGCTCAAAAAGTCTGGAATTATGAATACTGTTCCGGGAAGCGGTAAAGTTATCTGGCACACACCTTATGCAAAAGCGCAATATTATGGAGATGATTTTGACCATTCAAAGCAGGATAACCCGAACGCGTGTTCACGGTGGTTTGAGGCGGCAAAGGCAAGATTTTTGAAAAAATGGAGAAAACTTATAGATGAATACATCTAA
- a CDS encoding collagen-like domain-containing protein: protein MASVISGAGADNLLIPRSYNEKTIRLEQTVESTESGGINTWTATFHDGQQSLLNVRNGKQGATGPRGATGAKGDTGAQGPKGATGATGAKGDTGPRGATGAQGPKGATGVGIKTVEQTTASTADGGTNVITVKKTDGTTSTFSVKNGSKGSTGATGPRGATGATGPQGPKGATGAKGDTGAQGPKGATGATGAKGDTGKTGLALTVNFIGSYSKDSSAVATTSQFNRTPVVGETAFNFCAGNSSICYWKVTAVSGTNVSITCTASYSIKGATGPQGPQGKQGATGATGPRGATGATGPQGPQGKQGVPGVTDVATTTKAGLMSAADKTKLDKLWKYVTQFHGEVPDIAAGSYTTEQLVNILVNYIPSGTTRAMRPIKIGSDYIKDIFPDSYHFEGPLIGLYYIQLTKVENSSGFRPHYELRFNYIIAVDGVYSTATNKTIRRTVVYKTLDNNSHHFDVGVKFI from the coding sequence ATGGCAAGTGTTATATCAGGAGCGGGAGCGGACAATCTTCTGATCCCGCGCTCTTACAATGAAAAAACAATCAGACTTGAACAGACAGTGGAAAGTACAGAAAGCGGAGGCATAAACACGTGGACTGCAACTTTCCATGACGGACAGCAATCTTTGCTTAATGTGAGAAACGGAAAGCAGGGCGCGACAGGACCACGTGGTGCTACAGGCGCGAAAGGTGATACAGGTGCGCAGGGACCGAAAGGAGCAACAGGCGCTACTGGCGCGAAAGGTGATACTGGACCACGTGGAGCAACAGGTGCACAGGGACCGAAAGGAGCAACAGGTGTGGGAATAAAGACTGTAGAACAGACTACGGCAAGCACTGCTGACGGTGGTACGAACGTTATCACTGTAAAAAAGACAGACGGCACAACAAGCACATTCAGCGTTAAAAACGGTTCCAAAGGAAGCACTGGTGCGACAGGACCACGTGGAGCAACTGGCGCGACAGGGCCACAGGGGCCAAAAGGCGCTACTGGTGCGAAAGGTGATACAGGTGCGCAGGGACCGAAAGGAGCAACAGGCGCTACTGGCGCGAAAGGTGATACTGGAAAAACAGGGCTCGCGTTGACTGTTAACTTTATTGGCAGCTATTCAAAAGACAGTTCCGCTGTAGCAACTACATCACAATTCAACAGAACACCGGTTGTAGGAGAAACTGCATTTAATTTTTGTGCAGGAAACTCTTCGATTTGTTATTGGAAAGTTACTGCGGTAAGCGGAACAAATGTAAGTATTACTTGTACTGCGTCTTATTCAATTAAAGGTGCTACAGGGCCTCAAGGGCCACAGGGAAAGCAGGGTGCGACAGGTGCGACTGGGCCACGGGGAGCAACTGGTGCGACAGGCCCTCAAGGACCACAGGGAAAGCAGGGGGTACCCGGTGTTACTGATGTAGCCACTACTACAAAAGCAGGATTGATGAGTGCAGCAGACAAGACGAAACTGGACAAACTTTGGAAATATGTTACACAATTTCATGGTGAGGTACCTGATATTGCGGCTGGTAGTTATACAACAGAACAGCTTGTAAATATTCTTGTCAATTACATACCTTCAGGAACAACACGAGCCATGCGACCGATAAAAATTGGTTCAGATTATATCAAAGATATTTTCCCAGATTCGTATCATTTTGAGGGTCCGTTAATAGGTTTGTATTATATTCAACTAACAAAAGTAGAAAACTCATCAGGTTTTCGTCCACATTATGAATTAAGGTTCAATTATATTATTGCAGTAGATGGAGTATATTCCACTGCAACAAACAAAACTATTAGACGAACAGTAGTTTACAAAACTCTTGATAATAACAGTCATCACTTTGATGTTGGAGTAAAATTTATATGA
- a CDS encoding phage tail protein, translating to MALIYVYNGVGKDCDIYNNDGKICDIVKGIDLEKSLIISKGEKLKADYVAKKDDVIFIRRLPKDPVTAIVVGGAAILGFCAFGTALEQKDKNDKMQAEMDKQAAAAKAAAETRAKLPFVKGSKNQIATGNTLPFIIGKTLMTPYLLSSPFYTFGGANGSKSYYNAVMEIGYAKTAINKISLGTTDLKSWADGKLSGTATIAEGTYGDSENRVEIIQSGSFTLDSRFNEKWVSNELNTEIPHRYFDGSDADEGKEIQEEWEAGVVENLPEHAMQVEVVVLLDGCRKYDDGWKNQDITLTVEYCTDASNPVWERFSKGFNQNGTYSNTFSYRTKKQMRFVATQTFTAEQAFGSNMAVRVKRTTAKAESNANDTIYLLAVQTKCYDAKKSSKSALVAAKPLEDNLSDKCTRIALRMIANTNTKDNLDAFNVTCTSYARTWNGTSWSTDKTPTRNLASWVLEVLTSDTHSPSKYEDSELDLDSFGAFYEYCKSNNFYADGAILDGTTKKNTIETLLQNANAALVYDPSTGKIEVVIDSARSYAVALLNSDNIISFQMSKEFKRQTDGRRCTYLNSDAEYSSDTETFMRDGGDYDPATDTLTKLSRDYITTHDHIYKYAWREMAAESAQPRTMTVNVGPVGAYYPIFDCVDVQHKALAIGLGSTTIKSAEYSGGVLSKINLDGFVDFPTDSACGIIVNACAGTERGVLYLKVSNAEGTARTHTLKVTSNVSISDNVLPGHGDTISFGRLDTDGEFTQIRSRMKIMDAEPNGRNYILTLKDYVPEMYKYGTIPAYTSNVTNRPNKTGGTTDQSNILDGVIKAAEQAAEKGGIDAAQEAVNAMTHGNHFTNVHKIDFDGTSVDAILAKVDEALKTANSMTEIKDEDMNVVMDEAKTSISTLKQTATEISATVATKADQSALDKANTNISTLQQTATEISATVKTKADQSDLEDANTNISTLQSTVSVQSSYVGAMVRGGDKEGHMSLSLELPVVIDSDTRAKMVKKSSESAVAAVYEQLADASGTAIKGSYAIKANADPEAAVKPLWDACVKGGLLASQIELTADQIKVAVGELNIDAKQVVFNNGGTSTSIIDGGKIKTDLIDVDSLFAQNIVIGSQGSVRSFNYNESLAGFKIDGNGSSEFNNVKAVNGIFTNIDIDGNSTFRGSISSETIIASNATPEGDTNIKNYVSTTYVWAIASEYIVGTHGSMLISKQGYLGGVYFSKFNITKSLSGRLYRAEIIFYNGSTEIGRIDGYYNNITGTYKGTIGKKLQIGITTTGATLKFMNIPTAAPSVNNYVWVDSNGFLRLS from the coding sequence ATGGCATTGATATACGTTTATAACGGAGTCGGCAAAGACTGCGACATTTACAATAATGACGGAAAAATCTGCGACATTGTAAAAGGCATTGATTTAGAAAAAAGTCTTATTATAAGCAAGGGTGAAAAACTTAAGGCAGATTATGTCGCAAAAAAAGATGACGTTATCTTTATTCGCCGTCTGCCGAAAGACCCCGTCACTGCCATTGTCGTTGGCGGTGCGGCGATACTCGGATTCTGCGCATTCGGTACTGCACTCGAGCAGAAAGACAAGAACGACAAAATGCAGGCAGAAATGGACAAACAGGCTGCAGCTGCAAAGGCGGCGGCAGAGACACGCGCGAAGCTTCCTTTTGTCAAAGGTTCAAAAAACCAGATTGCTACAGGCAATACGCTGCCGTTCATTATAGGCAAGACTCTTATGACGCCGTATCTTCTTTCTTCGCCATTCTATACTTTCGGCGGAGCAAACGGTTCAAAGAGTTATTACAATGCAGTCATGGAAATAGGATATGCAAAAACCGCAATCAACAAAATCTCGCTGGGGACGACGGACCTTAAGTCATGGGCTGACGGAAAATTGAGCGGAACGGCCACCATAGCCGAAGGAACATACGGGGACAGTGAAAACCGCGTTGAAATTATACAGAGCGGAAGCTTCACGCTCGATTCGAGGTTCAACGAGAAATGGGTGAGCAACGAACTTAATACAGAAATACCGCACAGATATTTTGACGGATCTGACGCTGATGAAGGTAAGGAGATACAGGAAGAGTGGGAAGCAGGCGTTGTTGAAAATCTTCCGGAACACGCAATGCAGGTTGAAGTTGTAGTTCTTCTTGACGGTTGCCGTAAATATGACGACGGGTGGAAGAATCAGGACATTACGCTTACAGTGGAATACTGTACAGACGCCAGCAATCCTGTATGGGAAAGGTTCTCGAAAGGTTTTAACCAGAACGGGACATACTCGAATACATTCAGTTACAGAACCAAGAAACAGATGCGCTTTGTTGCAACACAGACATTCACCGCGGAACAGGCGTTCGGCTCGAATATGGCTGTAAGGGTAAAACGCACAACGGCGAAAGCTGAAAGCAATGCAAATGACACGATTTACCTTCTTGCCGTACAGACAAAATGCTATGATGCAAAAAAGAGCAGCAAGTCGGCACTGGTTGCGGCAAAGCCTCTCGAAGACAATCTTTCTGACAAGTGTACGCGCATTGCACTGCGCATGATTGCAAACACAAACACTAAAGACAATCTTGACGCCTTCAATGTGACCTGCACTTCCTACGCAAGAACCTGGAACGGAACATCCTGGAGTACAGACAAAACACCGACGCGGAACCTTGCTTCCTGGGTTCTTGAAGTGCTTACGAGTGATACTCATTCACCGAGCAAATACGAAGACTCGGAACTGGATCTGGACTCTTTTGGCGCGTTCTATGAATATTGTAAGTCAAACAATTTTTATGCAGACGGCGCCATTCTTGACGGCACCACAAAGAAGAATACCATTGAGACACTTTTACAGAATGCAAATGCCGCTCTTGTCTATGACCCGTCTACAGGCAAGATTGAAGTTGTAATAGACAGTGCGCGCTCCTATGCGGTTGCACTTCTTAACAGTGACAATATAATCTCGTTCCAGATGAGCAAGGAGTTCAAAAGACAGACAGACGGAAGACGCTGTACTTATCTTAACTCGGATGCAGAATACAGTTCGGACACAGAAACATTCATGCGTGACGGCGGAGATTATGATCCGGCAACAGACACGCTGACCAAGTTGAGCCGTGACTACATTACAACGCACGACCATATTTACAAGTACGCATGGCGCGAAATGGCGGCAGAAAGTGCACAGCCAAGAACCATGACGGTAAACGTGGGCCCTGTCGGTGCATACTATCCTATTTTTGACTGTGTGGACGTACAGCACAAAGCTCTTGCCATAGGACTTGGAAGTACAACAATAAAGAGCGCGGAGTATTCGGGCGGGGTTCTTTCAAAGATTAACCTTGACGGATTTGTAGACTTCCCTACAGACAGCGCATGTGGAATTATCGTGAATGCGTGCGCAGGAACTGAAAGGGGCGTTCTTTATCTTAAGGTAAGCAATGCGGAAGGCACTGCAAGAACCCATACACTTAAGGTTACAAGTAATGTTTCAATAAGCGACAATGTTCTTCCGGGGCATGGCGATACAATATCTTTCGGCCGGCTCGACACTGACGGAGAGTTTACGCAGATAAGAAGCCGCATGAAGATTATGGACGCGGAACCGAACGGACGGAATTATATTCTTACGCTCAAAGATTATGTTCCCGAAATGTACAAATACGGAACAATACCCGCCTATACATCGAATGTAACAAACAGACCCAATAAGACCGGCGGAACAACAGACCAGAGCAATATTCTTGACGGTGTAATAAAGGCTGCCGAACAGGCAGCAGAAAAGGGCGGAATTGATGCGGCGCAGGAAGCCGTCAACGCAATGACCCACGGCAACCATTTTACGAATGTGCACAAAATAGACTTTGACGGAACATCTGTTGACGCTATTCTTGCCAAGGTAGATGAAGCGCTGAAAACTGCCAATTCAATGACAGAAATCAAAGACGAGGATATGAACGTCGTCATGGACGAAGCAAAGACGAGTATATCTACTCTGAAACAGACTGCGACAGAAATATCGGCTACCGTTGCAACAAAGGCTGACCAGTCGGCACTGGATAAAGCGAATACGAATATATCTACTCTGCAACAGACTGCGACAGAAATATCGGCTACCGTTAAGACAAAGGCTGACCAGTCGGACTTGGAAGACGCAAACACAAACATATCTACTCTACAGTCAACAGTTTCTGTACAGAGCTCATACGTTGGTGCTATGGTCCGAGGCGGTGACAAGGAAGGGCATATGTCGCTTTCTCTTGAACTGCCTGTTGTTATTGACTCTGACACGCGTGCCAAAATGGTGAAGAAATCTTCGGAATCGGCTGTTGCGGCAGTGTATGAACAGCTTGCAGACGCGTCGGGCACTGCGATTAAAGGTAGTTACGCAATCAAAGCGAATGCTGACCCGGAGGCGGCAGTCAAGCCACTGTGGGACGCGTGTGTCAAAGGCGGCCTTCTTGCCAGCCAGATTGAACTAACCGCAGACCAGATAAAGGTTGCTGTTGGGGAACTTAATATTGACGCAAAACAGGTTGTATTTAACAACGGCGGAACTTCGACATCGATAATTGACGGCGGGAAAATCAAAACAGATTTGATAGATGTAGATAGTCTTTTCGCACAAAATATCGTTATTGGGTCACAAGGATCTGTAAGAAGTTTTAATTACAATGAATCTCTTGCAGGGTTCAAAATAGATGGAAATGGAAGTTCCGAATTCAATAATGTTAAAGCTGTGAATGGAATATTTACAAATATTGACATAGACGGCAATAGCACATTTAGGGGCAGTATTTCGTCTGAAACTATAATTGCTTCTAATGCAACCCCAGAAGGTGATACAAATATAAAAAACTATGTTTCAACCACTTATGTATGGGCCATAGCGTCTGAATATATAGTCGGAACTCACGGAAGTATGCTTATAAGTAAACAAGGATATTTAGGAGGCGTATATTTTTCAAAATTTAATATAACAAAATCTTTATCGGGGAGATTGTACAGGGCAGAAATAATTTTTTATAATGGCAGCACAGAAATTGGAAGAATCGATGGATACTATAATAATATAACAGGAACTTATAAAGGAACGATTGGGAAGAAATTGCAAATAGGAATAACAACGACGGGAGCCACTCTTAAGTTTATGAATATTCCAACAGCGGCTCCTTCTGTAAATAATTATGTATGGGTAGACAGCAATGGTTTTTTAAGGTTGTCTTAA